In Daphnia magna isolate NIES linkage group LG5, ASM2063170v1.1, whole genome shotgun sequence, a single genomic region encodes these proteins:
- the LOC116923675 gene encoding angiotensin-converting enzyme isoform X1 yields MFAPVAISELFAQRKMHFNGLIISCCLLVSLTNAIDAKGPEDDEWVDGLLRKKRAVDQDEALAKDFLSSHNLKASDMCYQTNIAEWRYASDITTENERLKLEQSLVSARFEKEAWKNITSFNWEPFTDPDLKRKFRLISVLGPSALPEEKLTQYRKSIDAMETIYSTAKICSYTNPADCGLNLDPDITETMRSSRNFEELKHVWHQWHQQSGGKMRNHYERFVELSNEAARMNNFSDTGAYWLRNYESDTFKKDIEGLWQTIKPFYLQLHAYVRAKLRAHYGEDKVPKNQPIPAHLLGNMWAQAWANINELVTPYPGKVSVDVTPEMQKQGYTPKKMFQMSEDFFTSLGLLPTPPEFWSGSIIEKPADREIVCHASAWDFCNGKDFRIKQCTKVTMEDFIVVHHEMGHIQYYLQYKHLPLVYRDGANSGFHEAVGDALALSVQTTKHLKEIGLLDKSSPQDYEATINYLLLTALDKIAFFPFAYIMDKWRWDVFDGSISSADYNCHWWKLREEYQGIRSPVIRSEVDFDPGAKYHIAANVEYIRYFVSFVIQFQFYKSMCVTAGQYDPNNPALPLHECDFYRSKEAGAKLGAMLAMGSSRPWPEAMRALTGQDRMDASAFREYFKPLEDWLIAKNKELGEPVGWSSEDLNCQKNAPESTTQDPPTTQRPSSSGQLLPHIWILAFVYSLLRFVF; encoded by the exons ATGTTTGCACCGGTCGCGATTTCTGAG CTTTTTGCTCAAAGGAAAATGCACTTCAATGGTCTTATTATTAGTTGCTGTCTCTTGGTTAGCCTGACTAATGCGATTGACGCCAAAGGACCGGAAGACGACGAGTG GGTGGATGGATTGTTGCGAAAAAAACGAGCAGTGGATCAAGATGAAGCTCTTGCCAAAGATTTCCTCTCGTCTCACAACCTGAAGGCTTCTGATATGTGTTACCAAACTAATATCGCCGAATGGAGATATGCTTCGGATATCACGACGGAGAATGAACGCCTCAAG CTGGAACAAAGTCTAGTGTCTGCCCGTTTCGAAAAAGAAGCCTGGAAGAACATCACCAGTTTCAATTGGGAACCCTTCACTGACCCCGATTTGAAACGCAAATTTCGTCTTATTTCCGTATTGGGACCATCTGCCCTTCCTGAAGAAAAACTAACACAG TATCGCAAATCTATTGACGCCATGGAGACAATTTACAGTACGGCTAAAATTTGTTCGTACACCAATCCGGCCGATTGTGGTCTCAATCTTGACCCTG ACATTACCGAGACAATGCGCTCTAGTCGGAATTTTGAAGAACTGAAACATGTTTGGCATCAGTGGCATCAACAGAGTGGCGGGAAAATGCGCAACCACTACGAACGCTTCGTCGAGTTGAGCAACGAAGCTGCTCGAATGAACA ATTTCAGTGACACTGGAGCTTATTGGCTACGCAACTACGAGTCTGACACGTTCAAGAAAGACATCGAAGGATTGTGGCAAACTATAAAGCCTTTCTACCTGCAGCTGCACGCCTATGTGCGGGCCAAACTGAGAGCTCATTATGGAGAAGACAAGGTCCCCAAGAATCAGCCCATTCCTGCTCATTTGCTGGGCAACATGTGGGCTCAGGCGTGGGCAAATATCAATGAATTAGTAACACCTTACCCTGGCAAAGTGTCGGTGGATGTCACGCCGGAAATGCAAAAGCAG GGCTATACTCcgaagaaaatgtttcaaatgtCGGAGGATTTCTTTACCTCGTTGGGTTTGCTTCCTACTCCACCCGAGTTCTGGAGTGGATCTATCATCGAGAAACCGGCCGACAGAGAAATCGTTTGTCACGCTTCGGCTTGGGATTTTTGCAACGGCAAGGATTTCCGTATCAAGCAATGCACCAAGGTCACCATGGAAGACTTTATCGTCGTCCACCACGAAATGGGACATATTCAATATTATCTGCAGTACAAACACCTGCCGCTAGTTTATCGTGACGGAGCTAATTCAG GATTCCACGAAGCGGTTGGCGATGCACTAGCTCTCTCTGTCCAAACTACCAAACA TCTCAAAGAAATTGGCTTGCTGGACAAATCATCACCGCAAGATTATGAAGCCACTATTAATTATCTTTTACTGACAGCTTTGGATAAGATTGCCTTTTTCCCATTCGCCTACATCATGGATAAATGGCGTTGGGACGTGTTTGATGGCTCCATTTCGTCAGCCGATTACAATTGTCACTGGTGGAAACTGCG TGAGGAGTACCAAGGCATCCGGTCGCCAGTGATCAGATCAGAAGTCGATTTCGATCCTGGTGCAAAGTATCACATTGCAGCCAACGTCGAATACATCCG GTACTTTGTGAGTTTTGTCATCCAGTTCCAGTTCTATAAATCCATGTGCGTCACAGCCGGTCAGTATGATCCGAATAATCCGGCGCTACCTCTCCACGAATGCGACTTTTACCGAAGCAAAGAAGCCGGAGCTAAATTAGG AGCCATGTTGGCTATGGGATCGTCGCGACCTTGGCCGGAAGCAATGCGAGCCCTTACGGGACAAGACCGCATGGATGCCAGCGCTTTCCGTGAATATTTTAAGCCTCTTGAAGATTGGCTGATTGCCAAGAATAAAGAACTCGGCGAACCTGTTGGATGGAGCTCAG AGGACTTGAATTGTCAGAAAAATGCTCCCGAATCAACTACCCAAGATCCACCTACAACACAACGGCCTAGTTCCAGCGGTCAACTCTTGCCTCATATTTGGATTTTAGCTTTCGTTTATtctcttcttcgttttgttttctaa
- the LOC116923675 gene encoding angiotensin-converting enzyme isoform X2 has protein sequence MHFNGLIISCCLLVSLTNAIDAKGPEDDEWVDGLLRKKRAVDQDEALAKDFLSSHNLKASDMCYQTNIAEWRYASDITTENERLKLEQSLVSARFEKEAWKNITSFNWEPFTDPDLKRKFRLISVLGPSALPEEKLTQYRKSIDAMETIYSTAKICSYTNPADCGLNLDPDITETMRSSRNFEELKHVWHQWHQQSGGKMRNHYERFVELSNEAARMNNFSDTGAYWLRNYESDTFKKDIEGLWQTIKPFYLQLHAYVRAKLRAHYGEDKVPKNQPIPAHLLGNMWAQAWANINELVTPYPGKVSVDVTPEMQKQGYTPKKMFQMSEDFFTSLGLLPTPPEFWSGSIIEKPADREIVCHASAWDFCNGKDFRIKQCTKVTMEDFIVVHHEMGHIQYYLQYKHLPLVYRDGANSGFHEAVGDALALSVQTTKHLKEIGLLDKSSPQDYEATINYLLLTALDKIAFFPFAYIMDKWRWDVFDGSISSADYNCHWWKLREEYQGIRSPVIRSEVDFDPGAKYHIAANVEYIRYFVSFVIQFQFYKSMCVTAGQYDPNNPALPLHECDFYRSKEAGAKLGAMLAMGSSRPWPEAMRALTGQDRMDASAFREYFKPLEDWLIAKNKELGEPVGWSSEDLNCQKNAPESTTQDPPTTQRPSSSGQLLPHIWILAFVYSLLRFVF, from the exons ATGCACTTCAATGGTCTTATTATTAGTTGCTGTCTCTTGGTTAGCCTGACTAATGCGATTGACGCCAAAGGACCGGAAGACGACGAGTG GGTGGATGGATTGTTGCGAAAAAAACGAGCAGTGGATCAAGATGAAGCTCTTGCCAAAGATTTCCTCTCGTCTCACAACCTGAAGGCTTCTGATATGTGTTACCAAACTAATATCGCCGAATGGAGATATGCTTCGGATATCACGACGGAGAATGAACGCCTCAAG CTGGAACAAAGTCTAGTGTCTGCCCGTTTCGAAAAAGAAGCCTGGAAGAACATCACCAGTTTCAATTGGGAACCCTTCACTGACCCCGATTTGAAACGCAAATTTCGTCTTATTTCCGTATTGGGACCATCTGCCCTTCCTGAAGAAAAACTAACACAG TATCGCAAATCTATTGACGCCATGGAGACAATTTACAGTACGGCTAAAATTTGTTCGTACACCAATCCGGCCGATTGTGGTCTCAATCTTGACCCTG ACATTACCGAGACAATGCGCTCTAGTCGGAATTTTGAAGAACTGAAACATGTTTGGCATCAGTGGCATCAACAGAGTGGCGGGAAAATGCGCAACCACTACGAACGCTTCGTCGAGTTGAGCAACGAAGCTGCTCGAATGAACA ATTTCAGTGACACTGGAGCTTATTGGCTACGCAACTACGAGTCTGACACGTTCAAGAAAGACATCGAAGGATTGTGGCAAACTATAAAGCCTTTCTACCTGCAGCTGCACGCCTATGTGCGGGCCAAACTGAGAGCTCATTATGGAGAAGACAAGGTCCCCAAGAATCAGCCCATTCCTGCTCATTTGCTGGGCAACATGTGGGCTCAGGCGTGGGCAAATATCAATGAATTAGTAACACCTTACCCTGGCAAAGTGTCGGTGGATGTCACGCCGGAAATGCAAAAGCAG GGCTATACTCcgaagaaaatgtttcaaatgtCGGAGGATTTCTTTACCTCGTTGGGTTTGCTTCCTACTCCACCCGAGTTCTGGAGTGGATCTATCATCGAGAAACCGGCCGACAGAGAAATCGTTTGTCACGCTTCGGCTTGGGATTTTTGCAACGGCAAGGATTTCCGTATCAAGCAATGCACCAAGGTCACCATGGAAGACTTTATCGTCGTCCACCACGAAATGGGACATATTCAATATTATCTGCAGTACAAACACCTGCCGCTAGTTTATCGTGACGGAGCTAATTCAG GATTCCACGAAGCGGTTGGCGATGCACTAGCTCTCTCTGTCCAAACTACCAAACA TCTCAAAGAAATTGGCTTGCTGGACAAATCATCACCGCAAGATTATGAAGCCACTATTAATTATCTTTTACTGACAGCTTTGGATAAGATTGCCTTTTTCCCATTCGCCTACATCATGGATAAATGGCGTTGGGACGTGTTTGATGGCTCCATTTCGTCAGCCGATTACAATTGTCACTGGTGGAAACTGCG TGAGGAGTACCAAGGCATCCGGTCGCCAGTGATCAGATCAGAAGTCGATTTCGATCCTGGTGCAAAGTATCACATTGCAGCCAACGTCGAATACATCCG GTACTTTGTGAGTTTTGTCATCCAGTTCCAGTTCTATAAATCCATGTGCGTCACAGCCGGTCAGTATGATCCGAATAATCCGGCGCTACCTCTCCACGAATGCGACTTTTACCGAAGCAAAGAAGCCGGAGCTAAATTAGG AGCCATGTTGGCTATGGGATCGTCGCGACCTTGGCCGGAAGCAATGCGAGCCCTTACGGGACAAGACCGCATGGATGCCAGCGCTTTCCGTGAATATTTTAAGCCTCTTGAAGATTGGCTGATTGCCAAGAATAAAGAACTCGGCGAACCTGTTGGATGGAGCTCAG AGGACTTGAATTGTCAGAAAAATGCTCCCGAATCAACTACCCAAGATCCACCTACAACACAACGGCCTAGTTCCAGCGGTCAACTCTTGCCTCATATTTGGATTTTAGCTTTCGTTTATtctcttcttcgttttgttttctaa
- the LOC116923678 gene encoding putative defense protein 3, which translates to MQSFFVFVLALTVGYVTCHPHGAPTTACNTMYPLHKHNPQKSPCPFETKPYQADIFSNSSVRIALHTLSLTASSDSSEGSSSSSETSIDSFNGYMIMAFELPSENAVALGTFQVHNDSHTIDCHGLYQNAATHSSKSHKNIVHLTWTPPADFEGDVIFKTTYVASKKLFWMNQVSSPVRVKLAGAREDEKSAKTVLLPNDFSEAKLYEEIAFLESSQYISLWVICSLFIVGFSCAVLAKLIMASRAKKYATLESI; encoded by the exons ATGCAGAGTTTCTTTGTATTCGTGCTAGCACTGACTGTAGGATACGTAACCTGCCATCCACATGGAGCCCCCACCACAGCTTGCAACACCATGTACCCATTACATAAACACAACCCACAAAAATCGCCTTGTCCTTTCGAAACAAAACCATATCAG GCGGAcattttttctaattcaaGTGTGAGAATTGCTCTTCACACTTTGTCATTAACTGCATCATCTGACAGTTCAGAAGGTTCATCAAGCTCATCAGAAACCTCTATTGACTCCTTCAACG GCTATATGATAATGGCTTTTGAATTGCCTTCCGAAAATGCAGTAGCTCTAGGAACATTTCAAGTTCATAATGATTCACATACCATAGATTGCCATGGACTGTATCAA aaTGCAGCAACACACTCAAGTAAATCACATAAAAACATTGTACACCTAACTTGGACCCCTCCAGCTGACTTCGAAGGCGACGtgatttttaa GACAACCTACGTGGCATCCAAAAAGCTTTTCTGGATGAATCAGGTTTCCAGCCCTGTGCGTGTCAAGTTGGCAGGTGCACGGGAAGATGAGAAAAGTGCCAAAACAGTTTTACTGCCG AATGACTTTTCTGAAGCAAAATTATACGAAGAAATTGCTTTTTTGGAATCAAGCCAATATATTAGTCTGTGGGTCATCTGCAGCTTGTTCATCGTGGGATTTTCTTGTGCCGTTCTAGCCAAGTTGATCATGGCTTCCCGCGCCAAGAAATATGCTACCCTCGAATCAATTTAA
- the LOC116923679 gene encoding putative defense protein 3 isoform X1 produces MYSVQCAGRFVVLCFSALMVSQIAYCKPNGAPIEACEDMSPQHFLKPQSGVCPFTSRLAKDEMWSNGTIEVTLEHDSEDFKGFLMMAFDSTSSDMNPIGTFSSDLKGMGKAIDCRTDGTKNAVTHKDKSPKRSVVATWTPPEDFDGSVVFMATFVKSFDMFWVKQSSSTLRVKRADLGSDGSSGKGESSTTEPPVESTTAKKPSAKSDKEDGSDTTTTRTTTAQPEITDAASPIGILAFYSVIIIGVTIAFIA; encoded by the exons ATGTATTCCGTTCAGTGCGCTGGTAGATTCGTTGTCTTGTGTTTTTCTGCTTTGATGGTTAGCCAAATTGCTTATTGTAAACCCAATGGCGCCCCAATTGAAGCTTGTGAAGACATGTCCCCGCAGCATTTCCTTAAGCCGCAATCAGGCGTGTGTCCGTTCACTTCAAGGCTTGCTAAG GATGAAATGTGGTCGAACGGTACTATCGAAGTGACATTAGAACATGACAGCGAAGATTTCAAAG GATTTTTGATGATGGCTTTTGACAGCACCAGTTCCGACATGAATCCCATCGGTACTTTCAGTTCCGATCTCAAGGGCATGGGAAAGGCCATTGACTGCAGAACCGATGGTACAAAG AATGCAGTGACCCACAAGGACAAGTCACCGAAGAGATCGGTCGTTGCTACCTGGACTCCCCCTGAGGACTTCGATGGCTCTGTTGTTTTCAT GGCTACCTTCGTCAAGTCGTTTGACATGTTCTGGGTCAAGCAATCGTCTTCCACCCTACGAGTTAAACGAGCTGATCTGGGTAGTGATGGCAGCAGTGGAAAGGGAGAGTCGTCTACCACTGAGCCACCTGTTGAATCTACTACCGCCAAGAAGCCTTCTGCGAAATCCGACAAAGAGGATGGGTCAGATACCACTACAACACGG ACAACTACAGCCCAGCCAGAGATTACAGATGCTGCTTCGCCGATTGGTATCTTGGCTTTTTACAGCGTTATAATTATCGGCGTTACCATCGCTTTTATAGCCTGA
- the LOC116923679 gene encoding putative defense protein 3 isoform X2, protein MYSVQCAGRFVVLCFSALMVSQIAYCKPNGAPIEACEDMSPQHFLKPQSGVCPFTSRLAKDEMWSNGTIEVTLEHDSEDFKGFLMMAFDSTSSDMNPIGTFSSDLKGMGKAIDCRTDGTKNAVTHKDKSPKRSVVATWTPPEDFDGSVVFMATFVKSFDMFWVKQSSSTLRVKRADLGSDGSSGKGESSTTEPPVESTTAKKPSAKSDKEDGSDTTTTRPSQRLQMLLRRLVSWLFTAL, encoded by the exons ATGTATTCCGTTCAGTGCGCTGGTAGATTCGTTGTCTTGTGTTTTTCTGCTTTGATGGTTAGCCAAATTGCTTATTGTAAACCCAATGGCGCCCCAATTGAAGCTTGTGAAGACATGTCCCCGCAGCATTTCCTTAAGCCGCAATCAGGCGTGTGTCCGTTCACTTCAAGGCTTGCTAAG GATGAAATGTGGTCGAACGGTACTATCGAAGTGACATTAGAACATGACAGCGAAGATTTCAAAG GATTTTTGATGATGGCTTTTGACAGCACCAGTTCCGACATGAATCCCATCGGTACTTTCAGTTCCGATCTCAAGGGCATGGGAAAGGCCATTGACTGCAGAACCGATGGTACAAAG AATGCAGTGACCCACAAGGACAAGTCACCGAAGAGATCGGTCGTTGCTACCTGGACTCCCCCTGAGGACTTCGATGGCTCTGTTGTTTTCAT GGCTACCTTCGTCAAGTCGTTTGACATGTTCTGGGTCAAGCAATCGTCTTCCACCCTACGAGTTAAACGAGCTGATCTGGGTAGTGATGGCAGCAGTGGAAAGGGAGAGTCGTCTACCACTGAGCCACCTGTTGAATCTACTACCGCCAAGAAGCCTTCTGCGAAATCCGACAAAGAGGATGGGTCAGATACCACTACAACACGG CCCAGCCAGAGATTACAGATGCTGCTTCGCCGATTGGTATCTTGGCTTTTTACAGCGTTATAA
- the LOC116923680 gene encoding uncharacterized protein LOC116923680, which translates to MKITWMLVVLYVFIQPVWLQQLGVLHSNIQNGENSFLNQYHALPITDQCIGNCSSQLNSPNFVNNSEIPPVQQEMEGSSGGVFGFIFSTLSSILNYVYRIFVQPWIGMLGYSRSASVDKNFYTVEGRSAVDPPIAVASSVNWHDMGTTVFQVLSSLLGNTQARPSKLPQSFSSKDASTDSTGPISAINPL; encoded by the exons ATGAAGATCACTTGGATGTTAGTCGTTTTGTACGTGTTCATTCAGCCTGTTTGGTTGCAGCAACTTGGTgttcttcattcgaatattCAAAATGGAGAAAACAGTTTTCTAAACCAATATCATGCTCTTCCTATCACTGATCAATGTATAGGAAACTGTTCTAGTCAACTAAACAGTCCGAACTTCGTTAACAATTCAGA GATTCCACCTGTACAGCAAGAGATGGAAGGCAGTTCTGGTGGTGTTTTTGGGTTCATATTCTCAACTTTGTCCAGTATTTTGAATTACGTTTACCGGATATTTGTGCAGCCCTGGATTGGAATGCTTGGATACAGTCGGTCAGCTTCGGTTGATAAAAATTTCTACACGGTTGAAGGTCGATCGGCTGTTGATCCTCCTATAGCTGTAGCTTCATCTGTCAATTGGCACGATATGGGTACGACAGTCTTTCAAGTCTTGTCGAGTTTATTAGGGAACACCCAGGCCCGTCCATCAAAATTGCCACAGTCATTTTCATCCAAAGATGCATCTACAGATTCCACGGGACCTATCAGTGCAATTAACCCTTTGTAA
- the LOC116923706 gene encoding solute carrier family 35 member B1 — MALDKRFLGYASGIFICYFYFGILQERITRGKYGEGETQEKFTYTLALVFVQCVVNFAYAKIMLSTVMKQGEDKTSRMYYASSALTYLLAMVCSNMALQWVNYPTQVVGKSCKPIPVMVLGVLFGNKSYPMAKYLFILTVVLGVAMFMYKDKPVTAKQEIDTGMGIGEILLILSLIMDGLTGAIQERMKTEYQSKSGHMMLYMNLWSVGYLAFALLVTGELFDFVGFISRHPFVLWDLTTFSIASALGQFFIFRMIADYGALPCSIVTTTRKFFTVMASVIYFGNQLSGRQWIGATLVFAGLTMDSVYGKNKAPKKS, encoded by the exons ATGGCGTTAGACAAGAGATTCTTAGGCTATGCTTCAGGCATATTTATTTGCTACTTTTATTTTGGTATTCTTCAGGAAAGAAT aaCACGAGGGAAGTATGGAGAGGGTGAAACACAGGAGAAGTTTACCTACACCTTGGCCCTAGTTTTTGTGCAGTGTGTTGTAAATTTTGCTTATGCAAAAATCA TGTTGTCAACGGTGATGAAACAAGGGGAAGATAAAACAAGCAGAATGTATTATGCTTCATCTGCACTAACATACCTGCTGGCCATGGTGTGCAGTAATATGGCTCTACAATGGGTCAATTATCCAACTCAG GTAGTTGGAAAATCATGCAAGCCCATTCCTGTCATGGTTCTTGGTGTCTTATTTGGGAATAAATCCTACCCTATGGCCAAATACTTATTCATCCTCACTGTTGTTCTTGGTGTAGCCATGTTCATGTACAAAGACAAGCCTGTAACTGCCAAACAAGAGATAGATACGGGGATGGGTATAGGTGAAATATTGCTG attttgtcTCTTATAATGGACGGACTTACAGGTGCCATTCAAGAACGGATGAAAACCGAATATCAGTCTAAATCCGGCCATATGATGCTCTATATGAACTTGTGGTCGGTTGGGTACCTGGCCTTTG CTCTTTTGGTTACCGGTGAATTATTTGACTTTGTTGGATTCATCAGCCGGCATCCTTTCGTCTTGTGGGACTTGACTACTTTTTCGATTGCAAGCGCACTCGGACAG TTCTTTATCTTTCGAATGATTGCCGATTACGGTGCGTTACCGTGCTCAATAGTGACGACAACGAGAAAATTCTTTACTGTCATGGCTTCTGTCATCTATTTTGGCAATCAGCTCTCTGGCAGACAGTGGATTGGAGCGACCTTGGTGTTTGCGGGTTTAACGATGGACTCTGTTTATGGAAAAAATAAGGCACCCAAAAAGTCGTGA
- the LOC116923708 gene encoding protein pygopus, translated as MMHQGPGPMSGQGPGGMGGPPGMMGHMGMGGMNGMNHGGHMGPMGQMGGNMNNMGGMNMGPGPMGHGGMGSGGGPMGPMGSPACNVFGQPNSGGPPGPKPMPVSAGKIYPPDQPMVFNPQNPNAPPIYPCGICHKEVHDNDQAILCESGCNFWFHRICTGLTEAAYHLLTAEVYAEWVCDKCYQSKSIPMVKFKP; from the exons ATGATGCATCAGGGCCCTGGGCCAATGTCGGGCCAAGGTCCAGGAGGCATGGGGGGACCGCCTGGCATGATGGGCCATATGGGCATGGGAGGAATGAATGGGATGAATCATGGTGGTCATATGGGTCCAATGGGTCAGATGGGTGGGAACATGAATAATATGGGTGGCATGAACATGGGCCCTGGTCCTATGGGACATGGAGGGATGGGCAGTGGTGGTGGACCTATGGGGCCTATGGGAAGTCCCGCGTGCAACGTCTTTGGTCAGCCAAACTCGGGAGGCCCACCTGGACCCAAACCTATGCCTGTTTCAGCCGGAAAAATCTACCCACCAGACCAGCCAATGGTTTTTAACCCTCAAAATCCAAATGCTCCTCCCATCTACCCTTGTGGTATTTGTCACAAGGAGGTCCATGACAACGACCAAGCAATACTATGCGAATCAGGATGTAATTTTTGGTTTCACAG GATCTGTACAGGATTGACCGAGGCGGCTTATCACTTGCTAACGGCCGAAGTTTATGCCGAGTGGGTGTGCGACAAGTGCTACCAGTCTAAAAGCATCCCAATGGTCAAGTTTAAACCTTGA